In Arthrobacter sp. Soc17.1.1.1, one DNA window encodes the following:
- the trxB gene encoding thioredoxin-disulfide reductase, which translates to MTELQQEKIIIVGSGPAGYTAAIYAARAGLNPRVIAGAVTAGGALMNTTEVENFPGFTDGIQGPELMENLRGQAERFGAVIEYDDAATVELTGTLKTVTTLSGHTYQAPAVILATGSAYKELGLADEKRLTGRGVSWCATCDGFFFRNQNIIVVGGGDSAMEEALFLTRFAATVTVVVRGSSLRASKIMAQRAMDNEKIRFEYTSAISAIHGDEKVTGVTLTDTITGDIRDLAATGIFVAIGHLPRTDLVQSQVTLDDEGYIVVDAPTTLTNLSGVFACGDAVDHRYRQAITAAGSGCAAALDAERYLAALEDAPSIATALIEENAHV; encoded by the coding sequence ATGACAGAGCTGCAGCAGGAGAAAATCATCATCGTGGGATCCGGCCCTGCCGGGTACACGGCGGCGATCTACGCCGCCCGTGCCGGCCTGAACCCGAGGGTCATCGCCGGCGCGGTGACTGCAGGGGGTGCGCTGATGAACACGACGGAGGTCGAGAACTTCCCCGGGTTCACCGACGGCATCCAGGGACCGGAGCTGATGGAGAACCTCCGCGGCCAGGCCGAACGCTTCGGCGCGGTCATCGAGTACGACGACGCAGCCACGGTCGAACTCACCGGCACCCTGAAGACCGTCACCACCCTGAGCGGTCACACCTACCAAGCACCGGCGGTAATCCTCGCGACCGGCTCCGCCTACAAGGAACTCGGACTCGCGGACGAGAAGCGCCTCACCGGCCGGGGTGTGTCGTGGTGTGCGACGTGTGACGGGTTCTTCTTCCGCAATCAGAACATCATCGTCGTCGGCGGCGGGGACTCGGCCATGGAGGAAGCCCTGTTCCTCACCCGTTTCGCGGCCACCGTCACCGTCGTCGTTCGTGGCTCGAGCCTGCGGGCGTCGAAGATCATGGCGCAGCGGGCCATGGACAACGAAAAGATCCGGTTCGAGTACACCAGCGCCATCTCCGCGATCCACGGGGATGAGAAGGTCACCGGCGTCACCCTCACCGACACCATCACCGGGGACATCAGGGACCTCGCTGCGACCGGGATCTTCGTGGCCATCGGTCACCTGCCCCGCACCGACCTCGTCCAGAGCCAGGTCACCCTCGATGACGAGGGTTACATCGTCGTCGACGCACCCACCACCCTGACGAACCTGTCCGGTGTCTTCGCCTGCGGCGACGCCGTCGACCACCGGTACCGGCAAGCCATTACCGCCGCAGGATCCGGCTGCGCCGCAGCCCTGGACGCCGAACGGTACCTCGCCGCACTCGAGGACGCCCCCAGCATCGCCACCGCTCTCATCGAGGAGAACGCCCATGTCTGA
- a CDS encoding ATP-dependent nuclease, whose protein sequence is MNPTPAGPLDVVRPNGPYIEKIIIRNYRGISSCEVELEPRVTVLAGRNNAGKSRIISALQVALGGRSADTDDFTVGNESLPEIDVIVSPGSPADPGDDEEFEPSFTQLFENKTQVLSETPIRERIAWRTRISRSGDGTGARSDSYFLTFDTTSSKWVQVISPTALSARQRRAFAVDLINTGRDLRDELGRQGSIIRKVLSDLEIPESHRESLELQLSQLSSQIFDGSETLKSVDAELARLHSLVGSVGSPALNPLPTNLEELGRLISIDLDTGAGPLPIRFHGAGSRSLSSLQVQGILYERRLSRDGSAVPPTPITLVEEPEAHLHPQAAMELAELLVGMRGQKVVSTHSAHLVTSVDPSSIRLVQALGSATKIVDLGPASDDELAVHRAFRPSLHKQEMEKLRRLVERPFGELLFSSCIVIGDGATERAFLPIALRHALGGKSHGITVVDPGSLSNELATAAVKFSVMTDTPCFIFADSDQDGATAVQSLQRIHAVKPPDVIWINGMDGEGRPVAGAIESMLMTFDQDMCLAACQAIQPGLSGNTLNQMKKLKGSSGTFLARSMIELYDDWQTWPTPLQELIRKIDDAI, encoded by the coding sequence ATGAACCCGACGCCAGCCGGGCCATTGGATGTTGTTCGTCCGAACGGGCCTTACATTGAGAAAATTATCATCCGAAACTACCGAGGAATCTCATCCTGCGAGGTTGAGCTAGAACCACGGGTGACGGTGCTGGCCGGGCGTAACAATGCAGGTAAATCCAGAATTATTTCCGCTCTACAAGTTGCTCTTGGCGGGCGGTCCGCCGATACCGACGATTTCACTGTCGGAAACGAATCCTTGCCGGAAATCGATGTGATCGTCTCCCCTGGTTCTCCCGCCGACCCAGGAGATGATGAAGAGTTCGAGCCGAGTTTTACGCAACTGTTTGAGAATAAAACTCAGGTGTTGAGTGAAACACCCATTCGCGAACGGATAGCATGGCGTACTAGAATATCTCGGTCGGGGGACGGAACTGGAGCACGATCGGACTCTTATTTTCTAACATTCGACACCACGAGTAGTAAATGGGTGCAAGTAATATCGCCGACAGCCCTATCGGCTAGGCAACGGAGAGCCTTCGCCGTGGATTTGATAAATACAGGGCGGGACTTACGCGACGAGCTAGGTCGGCAAGGGTCAATAATACGGAAAGTGCTTTCAGACCTCGAGATTCCAGAAAGCCATCGCGAGTCCCTTGAGTTACAACTTAGTCAATTGAGTTCGCAGATATTTGATGGCAGTGAGACGTTGAAGTCAGTCGACGCAGAGCTAGCAAGACTGCACTCACTTGTTGGAAGTGTGGGATCTCCAGCCCTCAATCCCCTTCCAACAAACCTTGAGGAACTAGGCAGGCTCATATCTATCGACTTAGACACCGGCGCAGGGCCACTTCCTATCCGCTTCCATGGCGCTGGATCTCGAAGCCTATCGTCGCTACAGGTGCAGGGCATCCTCTACGAGCGGCGATTGAGTCGCGATGGAAGCGCCGTTCCTCCTACACCCATTACTCTTGTTGAGGAACCAGAGGCACACCTTCATCCTCAAGCAGCCATGGAGCTGGCCGAACTTTTGGTGGGCATGCGAGGGCAGAAAGTCGTAAGCACTCACTCCGCCCACCTAGTCACATCGGTTGATCCCTCTTCAATTCGTCTAGTACAGGCTCTAGGCAGCGCGACCAAGATTGTTGATCTTGGGCCAGCGTCCGATGATGAGTTGGCCGTCCATCGCGCATTCCGTCCGAGTCTCCATAAACAGGAGATGGAGAAGCTGCGACGACTGGTCGAGCGGCCGTTCGGGGAGCTTCTCTTCTCCAGTTGCATAGTGATTGGAGATGGAGCTACCGAACGAGCTTTCCTGCCCATTGCACTCCGACACGCGCTTGGCGGAAAATCGCACGGTATCACCGTGGTGGACCCAGGAAGTCTATCGAATGAGCTTGCTACAGCCGCAGTTAAGTTCTCCGTGATGACAGACACGCCGTGCTTTATTTTTGCAGATAGTGACCAGGACGGAGCGACTGCTGTTCAGTCGCTTCAGCGTATTCATGCTGTTAAGCCCCCTGACGTAATTTGGATCAATGGCATGGACGGGGAGGGTCGCCCTGTGGCAGGGGCGATTGAATCTATGCTCATGACGTTTGACCAAGACATGTGTTTGGCAGCCTGTCAAGCCATCCAGCCCGGCTTGTCGGGGAACACGTTGAACCAAATGAAAAAGCTCAAAGGAAGTTCGGGCACGTTCCTTGCACGATCTATGATCGAGTTGTACGACGACTGGCAAACATGGCCGACACCACTACAAGAACTGATTCGGAAAATTGATGATGCAATCTGA
- a CDS encoding arsenate reductase ArsC, which translates to MATETATETAETTSKTTNATDTVSGKKPSVLFVCVHNAGRSQMAAAYLQHLSEGRIEVLSAGSQPADQINPSAVEAMKEEGIDITAETPKILTTEAVKASDVVVTMGCGDECPYFPGKRYEDWVLEDPAGKGVESVRPIRDEIKGRIQQLISELLPTDAGTGMQSA; encoded by the coding sequence ATGGCCACTGAAACAGCCACTGAAACAGCAGAGACCACCTCCAAGACGACGAACGCGACGGACACCGTGAGTGGTAAGAAGCCCTCGGTGCTGTTCGTCTGTGTCCACAACGCGGGCCGGTCTCAGATGGCTGCGGCGTATCTGCAGCATCTCTCCGAGGGCCGCATCGAGGTCCTGTCCGCTGGTTCTCAGCCTGCCGACCAGATCAACCCTTCAGCGGTGGAGGCGATGAAGGAGGAGGGTATCGACATCACTGCGGAGACCCCGAAGATCCTCACGACCGAAGCCGTGAAAGCCTCCGATGTCGTCGTGACGATGGGTTGCGGGGATGAGTGCCCGTACTTCCCGGGCAAGCGGTACGAGGACTGGGTCCTCGAGGACCCCGCCGGTAAGGGCGTGGAATCGGTCCGCCCGATCCGGGATGAGATCAAGGGCCGTATTCAGCAGCTCATCAGTGAACTTCTGCCCACCGATGCCGGCACCGGTATGCAGAGCGCCTGA
- a CDS encoding recombinase family protein, translated as MGSIGYARVSTLEQNADLQHAALTAAGCDRIFTDHGVSGTRASRPELDKLLDHLRKGDEVVVWKLDRLGRNTRNLLALIDDLERRGVHFRSVTEGISTTGPMGKAMLTVMSAFAQLERDQLAERTRAGMAAASEHGRKAGRPEVTIDHAKVKRARDLKAQGLAPADIGKIIGASRATVYRYLHIEARQASQ; from the coding sequence GTGGGAAGCATCGGATACGCCAGGGTCAGCACCTTGGAGCAAAACGCGGATCTGCAGCACGCGGCACTTACGGCAGCGGGTTGCGACCGGATCTTTACCGATCATGGCGTAAGCGGAACGAGGGCCAGTCGGCCGGAGCTCGACAAGCTGCTCGATCACTTGCGGAAGGGTGACGAGGTCGTGGTGTGGAAGCTGGACAGGCTGGGACGCAACACTCGAAATCTCCTCGCACTGATCGACGACCTGGAGCGCAGGGGGGTGCACTTCCGCAGCGTCACCGAAGGCATCAGCACCACCGGTCCCATGGGGAAGGCCATGCTCACGGTGATGTCCGCATTCGCCCAGCTCGAGCGAGACCAGCTCGCCGAGAGGACCAGAGCTGGCATGGCTGCGGCATCAGAACATGGGCGGAAGGCCGGCCGACCGGAAGTCACCATCGACCACGCCAAGGTCAAACGTGCCAGGGACCTAAAGGCCCAAGGCCTCGCTCCAGCGGACATCGGCAAGATCATCGGCGCGAGCCGCGCGACCGTGTACCGCTACCTCCACATCGAAGCTCGACAGGCTTCGCAATGA
- a CDS encoding ArsR/SmtB family transcription factor translates to MTTISEPRTMAATTDLATTEMVDEGPCCVPSGTPAMSAQRAEELSRQFKAIADPNRLRLVSLISASAENEACVCDLTEPLNLGQPTVSHHLKILVDAGILHREKRGVWAYFSIVPGALDALAGVLTEPK, encoded by the coding sequence ATGACGACGATCTCCGAGCCCCGAACCATGGCTGCAACCACGGACCTCGCGACCACTGAGATGGTTGATGAGGGCCCGTGCTGCGTGCCGTCCGGGACGCCGGCGATGAGCGCGCAGCGGGCTGAGGAGCTGTCCAGGCAGTTCAAGGCGATCGCCGACCCGAACCGGCTGCGCCTGGTCTCACTGATCTCTGCCAGCGCCGAGAACGAGGCGTGCGTGTGTGACCTCACCGAGCCGCTGAACCTCGGGCAGCCAACCGTGTCGCATCATCTGAAGATCCTCGTCGACGCCGGGATCCTGCACCGGGAAAAGCGCGGCGTGTGGGCGTATTTCTCGATCGTCCCCGGCGCCCTGGACGCCCTCGCCGGCGTCCTCACCGAACCCAAGTAA
- a CDS encoding AraC family transcriptional regulator, which yields MDPLTHFLDGPRAANAFALAMSMSAPWGITVRDGAALTVLVVTRGEARVDGTRLNAGDVALIRGPEPYAVTDAATSTPSIEIGTGQHCTTLDGRDLREEFRHGVRRWGNAVDGETAILVGTYQRPDNAGGLVTRALPRLAVVPRERADNTLIHLLRRELANEDPAAQIVVDRLLDVLVVNTIRSWIADPDRPVEATWLTCNDPLIVRALECLHSEPAAPWTVDTLARQVNISRASLAARFRTSVGEPPMAYLTRWRLTLAGDLLHTPDTTVATVAHSVGYNNAYAFSTAFKRQSGTTPTEYRQRRPALAP from the coding sequence GTGGATCCGCTGACGCATTTCCTTGATGGCCCTCGAGCAGCCAACGCCTTCGCTCTCGCCATGAGTATGAGTGCCCCCTGGGGCATTACCGTCCGCGATGGTGCCGCTCTCACCGTCCTGGTCGTTACCCGTGGGGAGGCCCGCGTGGACGGGACGCGCCTCAACGCCGGCGATGTAGCTCTGATACGCGGCCCTGAGCCCTATGCAGTGACCGACGCAGCCACGAGCACGCCCTCGATCGAGATCGGTACCGGACAGCACTGCACCACCCTCGACGGTCGAGACCTCCGCGAAGAATTCCGGCATGGCGTCCGTCGATGGGGCAATGCGGTGGACGGGGAAACCGCGATCCTTGTCGGCACGTATCAACGCCCTGACAACGCCGGCGGTCTCGTCACACGCGCCTTACCTCGTCTCGCTGTCGTCCCGCGCGAACGTGCCGACAACACCCTTATCCACCTGCTGAGGCGTGAGCTCGCCAACGAGGACCCAGCAGCCCAGATCGTCGTCGACCGCCTCCTCGACGTCCTCGTCGTCAACACCATCCGCAGCTGGATCGCCGACCCTGACCGCCCGGTCGAAGCCACCTGGCTCACCTGCAATGACCCGTTGATTGTCCGCGCCCTTGAGTGCCTGCACTCCGAGCCCGCGGCCCCCTGGACTGTGGACACTCTCGCCCGCCAGGTGAACATCTCACGGGCCTCACTCGCGGCCCGCTTCCGAACGAGCGTCGGAGAACCACCAATGGCCTACCTCACCCGATGGCGCCTCACACTCGCGGGCGACTTACTCCACACTCCTGACACCACCGTCGCAACAGTTGCCCACAGCGTCGGATACAACAACGCCTACGCCTTCAGCACAGCCTTCAAACGCCAGAGCGGAACAACCCCCACCGAATACCGTCAACGCCGCCCCGCACTCGCACCATGA
- a CDS encoding MFS transporter, with product MCVAQTTSWGLLYYSLPVALVPISADTGWSVPAMTAAFSAGLIVSAIAGVRVGRLLDRTGPKLLMTAGSVVGVLALLLVGAASNFVVFAAAWLVAGFAQAAVFYQPAFVVLTRWYGSHRVRALTTLTLVAGFASTIFAPITAALVDGLGWRTAYIVLAGILAVVTIPLHWFFLNAQWTHRATELSQSTDSGPVQDVRAVVRSAPFRFLQATMALSTLALYAVTFNLIALFLERGVDYQTAAVAFGLIGVGQVIGRVAYSALPSSTSTITRTVVLTAAGAVSVWALALVPGPTGLLIVVAVLAGMVRGCNTLLQATAVSERWGTRNFGSLQGVFAAPVTIVGALAPAAGPALAVVLGGYPVMGVIMAVLATVGVATATRTRTTAQPQN from the coding sequence ATGTGCGTCGCGCAGACGACGAGCTGGGGGCTGCTGTATTACTCGTTGCCGGTGGCTTTGGTGCCGATCAGCGCGGACACTGGGTGGTCCGTACCTGCGATGACCGCAGCGTTCTCGGCCGGCCTGATCGTGTCGGCAATCGCCGGGGTCCGGGTCGGACGCTTGCTGGACCGCACGGGGCCGAAGCTCCTGATGACGGCGGGGAGCGTCGTTGGTGTCCTTGCACTGCTGCTGGTCGGGGCTGCATCAAACTTCGTCGTGTTTGCGGCCGCATGGTTGGTCGCGGGATTCGCGCAGGCCGCTGTGTTTTACCAACCGGCGTTCGTGGTCCTCACCCGCTGGTACGGAAGCCATCGGGTACGGGCGTTGACGACGCTGACCCTCGTGGCCGGGTTCGCGTCGACGATCTTCGCGCCCATCACGGCCGCCCTGGTCGACGGGCTCGGGTGGCGTACCGCCTACATCGTGCTAGCCGGGATCCTGGCCGTAGTGACGATCCCGCTGCACTGGTTCTTTCTCAACGCCCAGTGGACGCACCGAGCCACCGAGCTCTCCCAGTCCACGGATAGTGGGCCGGTGCAGGACGTTCGGGCTGTGGTGCGTAGTGCCCCGTTCCGGTTCCTACAGGCGACGATGGCTCTGTCCACACTTGCCCTGTATGCGGTGACGTTCAACCTGATCGCCCTGTTCCTCGAGCGGGGAGTGGATTACCAAACCGCTGCTGTCGCTTTCGGTTTGATCGGCGTGGGTCAGGTCATCGGGCGGGTCGCTTACTCGGCACTGCCCTCGAGCACCTCCACCATCACGCGAACCGTGGTCTTGACGGCTGCCGGCGCCGTAAGTGTGTGGGCTTTGGCCCTGGTGCCAGGGCCCACCGGCCTGCTCATCGTGGTGGCGGTCCTCGCCGGCATGGTGCGCGGCTGCAACACCTTGCTGCAGGCCACCGCCGTGTCCGAGCGGTGGGGCACCCGGAATTTCGGATCCCTGCAGGGTGTTTTCGCCGCCCCCGTCACCATCGTGGGTGCGCTGGCTCCCGCGGCCGGTCCAGCACTGGCCGTCGTACTCGGCGGCTACCCGGTCATGGGTGTGATCATGGCGGTCCTCGCCACGGTCGGCGTCGCAACCGCAACCCGCACCCGGACGACCGCCCAGCCGCAGAACTGA
- a CDS encoding NAD(P)-binding protein has protein sequence MSDTTTNSATNGSTGITDLPVAVIGAGPTGLSAAANLLEQGLTPIVFEQGESVGAAVRQWAHIRLFSPWQYNIDPAARRLLETAGWAEPRQTALPYGRELVEAYLEPLACLPVIKETLHFDSRVTAVTRLGMDKTRTKDRDTTPFLVRVSSPEGTTDHLVRAVIDASGTWDQPNPLGQAGLKASGEGRASRFITKPLPDVVGTERVRFAGRTVMVVGAGHSAANTLINLGQVARNEPGTRILWAVRGSGSAQKLYGGGDLDGLPARGQLGSRLRTLVGDGVVELITNFTITSFNTTDTGLAVTASTPDGPRTIDVDVLVPATGFRPDLSMLRELRLELDPAVEAPRALGPLIDPEFHSCGTVPAHGADVLAHPEKDFYLVGMKSYGRAPTFLLATGYEQVRSVTAAIAGDTEAASRLQLELPETGVCSTDLGGSCDTPAATTLTANTGAAGASCGTDAAGEAASDAASEMDAVAGGCCSAPEPQLVMIGFPTGTAHGRSGDSDY, from the coding sequence ATGTCTGACACCACCACCAACTCAGCTACCAACGGCTCGACCGGGATCACTGATCTACCGGTCGCCGTCATCGGGGCCGGGCCAACAGGGCTGTCCGCGGCCGCGAACCTCCTCGAGCAGGGCCTGACCCCGATCGTGTTCGAGCAGGGAGAGAGCGTCGGAGCCGCTGTTCGGCAGTGGGCGCACATCCGCCTGTTCTCGCCCTGGCAGTACAACATCGACCCCGCCGCCCGACGCCTCCTCGAGACCGCCGGCTGGGCCGAGCCCCGCCAGACCGCCCTGCCCTACGGGCGGGAACTCGTGGAGGCCTACCTTGAACCCCTCGCCTGCCTCCCGGTCATCAAGGAGACCTTGCACTTCGACAGTCGCGTTACCGCGGTCACCCGACTCGGCATGGACAAGACCCGAACGAAAGACCGCGACACCACACCGTTTCTCGTCCGCGTCAGCAGCCCCGAGGGCACCACCGATCACCTCGTGCGCGCGGTCATCGACGCCTCGGGTACCTGGGACCAGCCCAACCCCCTCGGCCAGGCCGGACTGAAGGCTTCGGGTGAAGGCAGGGCATCCCGATTCATTACGAAGCCGTTGCCCGATGTTGTTGGCACCGAACGGGTCCGCTTTGCTGGTAGGACGGTCATGGTCGTCGGAGCAGGTCATTCCGCCGCGAACACCCTCATCAATCTCGGCCAGGTCGCCAGGAACGAACCCGGTACCCGCATCCTCTGGGCCGTCCGCGGCAGCGGATCCGCGCAGAAACTTTACGGAGGTGGGGACCTCGACGGCCTGCCCGCCCGCGGGCAGCTCGGCAGCCGCCTGCGCACCCTCGTCGGCGACGGCGTCGTCGAGCTCATCACCAACTTCACCATCACCAGCTTCAACACGACCGACACGGGTCTGGCCGTCACCGCGTCGACGCCGGACGGGCCCCGCACCATCGACGTCGACGTCCTCGTTCCCGCCACCGGATTCCGGCCGGATCTGAGCATGCTGCGCGAGCTGCGCCTGGAACTGGATCCCGCCGTGGAGGCACCGCGCGCCCTCGGACCCCTCATCGACCCGGAGTTCCATTCCTGCGGAACAGTCCCCGCCCACGGGGCCGACGTCCTGGCCCACCCGGAAAAGGATTTCTACCTCGTCGGAATGAAGTCCTACGGACGAGCACCGACGTTCCTGCTCGCAACCGGGTACGAGCAGGTCCGCTCCGTGACCGCCGCGATCGCCGGCGACACCGAAGCCGCATCCCGCCTGCAGCTCGAGCTACCCGAAACCGGGGTCTGCAGCACCGACCTCGGCGGATCCTGCGACACCCCCGCCGCAACCACACTCACCGCAAACACTGGGGCCGCCGGTGCGTCCTGTGGGACCGACGCAGCAGGTGAAGCGGCAAGCGACGCAGCATCTGAGATGGACGCTGTTGCTGGCGGGTGCTGCTCCGCGCCCGAGCCACAACTGGTCATGATCGGGTTCCCCACCGGCACCGCGCACGGCCGCTCCGGCGACTCCGACTACTGA
- a CDS encoding arsenic transporter encodes MTAMTVVAVLIFLATLTLVIWQPKGLGIGWSALGGAVLALLTTVVSLSDIPVVWDIVWNATFAFVAIVIISLILDESGFFTWAALHVARWGRGNGRLLFALIVLLGAAIAAVFANDGAALILTPIVIQMLIALKFPAKASLAFVIACGFIADAGSLPLVVSNLVNIITADFFDISFARYAVVMVPVGIVSVAASLGVLFLFFRKAIPRTYDMSVLGTPKSAIADPLTFKTGWVILGVLLIGYFAAEPLNIPLSAVAGLGAVVLMLVASRKPAFLFPRAAVPVAASVAAPVTTSVTASTKQVVTPAADADDRAADLDYETVGAAHRSTGGTASSAHSTADMKTSDADASDGMSLSTGGAAALPNGRISVPRILREAPWQIVLFSIGMYLVVYGLRNQGLTDELAGVFSNISTNGVLITALGVGVIVAVLASLMNNMPTVLIASLAIGAAGATGLTQEAMIYANVIGSDLGPKITPIGSLATLLWLHVLDRKGIHIGWGQYFRTGIVLTIPVLIITLLALAGWLTIIGV; translated from the coding sequence ATGACTGCCATGACCGTGGTCGCTGTTCTGATCTTCCTCGCCACCCTGACCCTGGTCATCTGGCAACCCAAAGGCCTCGGCATCGGCTGGTCCGCCCTCGGCGGCGCGGTCCTCGCGCTTCTGACCACGGTGGTGAGCCTGTCCGACATTCCGGTGGTGTGGGACATCGTGTGGAATGCGACGTTCGCGTTCGTCGCGATCGTGATCATCTCCCTCATCCTGGACGAGTCGGGGTTCTTCACGTGGGCGGCGCTGCACGTCGCCCGGTGGGGCAGGGGCAACGGGCGTTTGCTGTTCGCGCTGATCGTGCTGCTCGGGGCCGCAATCGCGGCCGTGTTCGCGAACGACGGAGCGGCGCTGATCCTCACGCCGATCGTCATCCAGATGCTCATCGCCCTGAAGTTCCCCGCCAAGGCGTCCCTCGCGTTCGTGATCGCGTGTGGTTTCATCGCCGACGCCGGGAGCCTGCCCCTGGTCGTGTCGAACCTGGTGAACATCATCACTGCCGACTTCTTCGACATCAGCTTCGCGCGCTACGCCGTCGTCATGGTTCCCGTCGGCATCGTGTCGGTGGCCGCGAGCCTCGGGGTCCTGTTCCTGTTCTTCAGGAAAGCCATCCCCCGTACCTATGACATGAGCGTTCTGGGAACACCGAAATCAGCTATTGCGGACCCCCTGACGTTCAAGACCGGATGGGTGATCCTCGGTGTCCTGCTCATCGGCTACTTCGCCGCCGAGCCACTCAACATTCCTCTCTCGGCTGTGGCAGGCCTCGGCGCCGTGGTCCTCATGCTCGTCGCGTCCCGCAAACCCGCGTTCCTGTTCCCCCGGGCTGCAGTCCCAGTAGCAGCCTCAGTGGCAGCACCGGTGACCACATCGGTGACAGCGTCGACAAAGCAGGTGGTGACGCCTGCAGCTGATGCTGATGATCGGGCAGCGGACCTCGACTACGAAACCGTCGGCGCAGCTCACCGCTCCACCGGCGGCACCGCGAGCAGCGCTCATTCCACCGCCGATATGAAGACCTCCGACGCGGACGCGAGCGACGGAATGTCCCTCTCAACTGGTGGAGCTGCGGCACTCCCGAACGGTCGGATCTCGGTACCCCGGATCCTGCGGGAAGCCCCCTGGCAGATCGTCCTGTTCTCCATCGGCATGTACCTCGTCGTCTACGGGCTCAGGAATCAGGGCCTCACCGACGAACTCGCCGGCGTGTTCTCGAACATCAGCACCAACGGAGTCCTCATCACGGCCCTGGGCGTCGGTGTGATCGTCGCCGTCCTCGCGTCGTTGATGAATAACATGCCCACCGTCCTGATCGCCTCGCTGGCCATCGGAGCAGCCGGGGCCACAGGGCTGACGCAGGAGGCGATGATCTACGCCAACGTGATCGGCTCGGACCTCGGCCCGAAGATCACCCCGATCGGCAGTCTCGCCACTCTGCTCTGGCTGCACGTCCTGGACCGCAAGGGCATCCACATCGGCTGGGGCCAGTACTTCCGCACCGGCATCGTCCTCACCATCCCCGTCCTGATCATCACCCTCCTCGCCCTCGCCGGCTGGCTCACCATCATCGGCGTCTAG
- a CDS encoding arsenate-mycothiol transferase ArsC — MSIPVSFKADKPSVLFVCVKNGGKSQMAAGLMDKVAGDSVTTASAGSKPGSSVNALSAEVLAEVGVDISQNVPRQITREDQEKADLVVILGAEAQVDEVEGTLYERWETDEPSERGIDGIERMRLVRDDILERVTTLHTTLTTR; from the coding sequence GTGAGTATTCCTGTGAGTTTCAAGGCTGATAAGCCCTCTGTCCTGTTCGTGTGTGTGAAGAACGGGGGGAAGTCTCAGATGGCCGCCGGTTTGATGGACAAGGTCGCAGGAGACTCCGTGACCACCGCCTCTGCCGGGTCGAAGCCCGGATCCTCCGTCAATGCCCTGTCTGCCGAGGTCCTGGCCGAGGTAGGGGTCGACATCAGCCAGAACGTCCCCCGCCAGATCACCCGCGAGGACCAGGAGAAGGCGGACCTCGTCGTCATCCTCGGCGCCGAGGCGCAGGTCGACGAGGTCGAAGGCACCCTGTACGAGCGGTGGGAGACCGACGAACCCAGCGAACGCGGCATCGACGGTATCGAACGGATGCGCCTGGTCCGCGATGACATCCTCGAGCGCGTCACCACTCTTCACACCACCCTCACCACACGCTGA
- a CDS encoding arsenate-mycothiol transferase ArsC, which produces MSTLSPADDPTGTHEHVLHRICDELAASFDGVFGPEMVERYVFESYTALARTAKIKTYLPIITRRFARDRLNALAHAQGKRPSGVPEILFVCVQNAGRSQMAAALLKDLTQGAINVRSAGSMPAEHLDENVVTAMNEIGISLGEEFPKPLTDDVVRAADVVITMGCGDTCPIYPGKKYEDWQISDPATMTLDGVREVRDALRARVEGLVSQLVS; this is translated from the coding sequence ATGAGCACGCTCTCGCCAGCTGATGATCCCACCGGCACCCACGAGCACGTCCTACACCGTATCTGCGACGAGCTCGCCGCCTCCTTCGATGGTGTGTTCGGGCCCGAAATGGTTGAACGCTACGTCTTCGAGTCCTACACGGCCCTCGCCCGCACAGCGAAGATCAAGACCTACCTGCCGATCATCACGCGCCGATTCGCCCGCGACCGGCTCAACGCCCTCGCCCACGCGCAGGGCAAACGCCCCAGCGGAGTTCCCGAAATCCTCTTCGTCTGCGTCCAGAACGCCGGCCGCTCCCAGATGGCTGCAGCCCTCCTCAAGGACCTCACCCAGGGTGCAATAAACGTCCGCTCCGCAGGCTCGATGCCGGCTGAGCACCTCGACGAGAACGTCGTCACGGCCATGAACGAGATCGGGATCAGCCTCGGCGAGGAGTTCCCCAAACCCCTCACCGACGACGTCGTCCGGGCAGCCGACGTCGTAATCACCATGGGCTGCGGGGACACCTGCCCCATCTACCCGGGCAAGAAGTACGAGGACTGGCAGATATCTGATCCCGCAACGATGACACTCGACGGAGTCAGGGAAGTCCGCGATGCTCTCCGAGCCCGCGTCGAAGGTCTCGTCTCACAACTCGTTAGCTAA